The Parabacteroides sp. AD58 genome includes a window with the following:
- a CDS encoding tyrosine-protein phosphatase codes for MFGLFGKKKILTSRLLEGMTDIHCHLLPAVDDGAENEEEALQALRLMESVGVQRLFFTPHVMEELTANRADFLRERFDRFRATLSTSIEVRLAAEYMLDPAFAARKKEGLLTFDGTHVLVETSYLMPPLGFREILFDLQAEGYRPVLAHPERYRYMSPDDYDWLFEHEIALQLNLMSLAGTYGPSPQRRAEDLLSKSYYTFIGSDCHRRDIYERSLQHLKVTTAQLAGLKILFENNRRLAR; via the coding sequence ATGTTCGGATTATTTGGAAAGAAAAAGATCTTGACGAGCCGGCTGCTGGAAGGGATGACAGACATCCACTGTCATTTGCTTCCGGCCGTCGACGACGGAGCAGAAAACGAAGAAGAGGCGTTGCAGGCATTGAGACTGATGGAATCAGTAGGCGTGCAGCGCCTCTTTTTTACCCCGCATGTCATGGAAGAACTGACAGCCAACCGCGCCGACTTCCTGCGTGAACGGTTCGACCGTTTCCGGGCAACGCTGTCTACCTCCATCGAAGTGAGACTGGCAGCCGAATACATGCTCGACCCGGCCTTTGCCGCCCGCAAAAAAGAGGGACTGCTGACCTTCGACGGGACCCATGTTCTGGTGGAGACCTCCTATCTGATGCCCCCCCTGGGCTTCCGGGAAATCCTCTTTGACCTCCAGGCCGAGGGCTACCGCCCTGTCCTGGCCCATCCCGAGCGCTACCGGTACATGAGTCCGGACGATTATGACTGGCTCTTCGAGCACGAGATCGCCCTGCAGCTCAACCTCATGTCGCTGGCCGGAACCTACGGTCCGAGTCCGCAGAGACGGGCCGAAGACCTCCTGTCAAAAAGCTATTACACCTTTATCGGCTCCGACTGCCACCGCCGCGACATCTACGAGCGTTCTCTCCAGCACCTCAAGGTCACGACAGCCCAGCTAGCGGGCCTGAAAATACTGTTCGAAAACAACCGGCGCCTCGCCCGGTAA
- a CDS encoding YjbH domain-containing protein: MMKNKRNDDKRMRQMLLTALLFLFPWLAGAASYVPLLRQLGMENIREAAGPEGVYLCWEDPVYRGPVRGLAEVLRQLAAQEELTQETHLVILENGWPQLLITVPAGSWTDYREERVTWTEFVNSLELTYDTDEAMRHFSDAKTEHRSAGKVDFVIYPQLQLRNSWMDKIYGASVNIAPAIEMQLWKGASFTGQVIFPIWNNLIGEMDYIRAGILTLRQEVRLPKRWMASLTVGNFTQQRIGADLQLTWRTADDRWLLGARGGLTGASVVQDGHWQVSRWERLSGAVWGRYFEPHYQLELELTAERYIYGDYGARLDCVRHFGETTVGLFAMVSGGEANGGFSFSVPLPRKKRMRRKAVRVRLPEYWGLTYEAQSGNEYAERRLGRRYQTDPVVSRSNRFYNPDFVRKQLLRQ; encoded by the coding sequence ATGATGAAGAACAAACGAAACGATGATAAGCGAATGAGACAGATGCTCCTGACAGCCCTTCTGTTCCTGTTTCCCTGGCTGGCGGGCGCTGCCTCGTATGTTCCCCTGCTGAGGCAGTTGGGCATGGAGAATATCCGTGAAGCCGCCGGTCCGGAAGGGGTGTATCTCTGCTGGGAAGACCCCGTGTACCGGGGACCGGTACGGGGCCTGGCCGAAGTATTGCGGCAGCTGGCCGCCCAGGAGGAACTGACACAGGAAACGCACCTGGTCATATTGGAGAACGGATGGCCCCAACTGCTCATCACAGTACCGGCCGGGAGCTGGACCGATTACCGGGAAGAACGCGTCACATGGACGGAGTTCGTCAACAGCCTGGAGCTGACGTATGATACCGACGAAGCCATGCGTCATTTTTCGGATGCCAAAACAGAACACCGGAGTGCCGGGAAAGTCGACTTCGTAATCTATCCGCAGTTGCAGCTCCGGAATTCCTGGATGGACAAGATCTACGGGGCCTCGGTCAATATCGCCCCCGCCATCGAGATGCAGCTGTGGAAAGGAGCCAGCTTCACCGGACAGGTGATTTTCCCGATCTGGAATAATCTGATTGGCGAGATGGATTATATCCGGGCCGGCATACTGACCCTCCGTCAGGAAGTCCGTCTGCCCAAGCGGTGGATGGCTTCTCTTACCGTCGGTAATTTCACCCAGCAGCGGATCGGAGCCGACCTGCAGCTGACCTGGCGGACAGCCGATGACCGCTGGCTGTTGGGAGCCCGTGGCGGACTGACGGGCGCTTCGGTGGTACAAGACGGACACTGGCAGGTCAGCCGGTGGGAACGTCTCAGCGGGGCCGTATGGGGGCGTTATTTCGAACCCCATTACCAGCTGGAGCTGGAGCTCACCGCCGAGCGGTATATCTATGGCGATTATGGAGCCCGTCTGGACTGTGTCCGCCATTTCGGGGAGACAACGGTCGGCCTCTTTGCGATGGTCTCGGGAGGCGAAGCCAACGGCGGTTTCAGTTTCTCGGTTCCCCTGCCCCGGAAAAAACGGATGCGGCGAAAAGCCGTACGGGTACGCCTGCCGGAATACTGGGGACTGACATATGAAGCCCAGAGCGGTAATGAATATGCAGAAAGACGGCTAGGACGCCGGTACCAGACCGATCCGGTGGTGAGCCGGAGCAACCGCTTCTATAACCCGGATTTTGTACGGAAGCAATTACTCCGTCAGTAA
- a CDS encoding GumC family protein: MNQTDYSNNPQPRDREWKEESGNELNLMDLLHICLTNWKWFVLSLVACMGLAYLYLLQAPRVYTRTASVMIKEDNKNGSMANDFGFSTDLTSLGFKNNVDNEVLVFKTYRLMEKVAERLHLDVSYTIQPRLRKIELYRQSPVLLSFPEAENSQTFALQATPLNENEVLLSDFVVTNEQGKEQKIAEQVKATLKDTIATPVGKVVVNPSFYYTDQYYNTPIQVRKSNLEAVAKSYQNNLQTSLASKTSTIINLTLQDVSIARAEDVLNTLIAVYNEAAIDDKNQITVNTSEFIAERLVIIEKELGSVDADIEKFKQENRLTDITSESGMYLESTSRFQQEGVMVENQLTMAKYIREYLSDPKKASDLIPANTGISDANIEQQIAVYNETLLKRDRLISNSSNRNPVVMDLNNNLGAMKQTIIRAIDNLIVSLDIKSDNLRMQEEQITKRISAVPTQQKYVLSVERQQKIKEALYLFLLNKREENALTQAMTESNMRVLDEATGSSAPIAPKSAMILLAGFILGLAIPAGILWLRWANDTRVRSMKDVQDRTALPLLGEIPALEKNQEKLVVKEGSRDAVSEAFRILRANMDFMRGGDEHMQVLLFTSMNAGAGKTFISSNLAASLVLTHQKVVLLDLDIRKGTLGKQAGYHGEGITNFLSGKVTDVAELICSDELVPGLDVIHAGPVPPNPAELLQSKRLDALITELRSRYDYILLDNVPAGLVADAQIVARLADLTICVIRAGVLDRRQIPALEMIARRFPKFSLVLNYVKGHHGGYGYGYGYGYGYGYGYGYGNEKKKKK; the protein is encoded by the coding sequence ATGAATCAAACAGATTACTCAAACAACCCACAACCGCGAGATCGGGAATGGAAGGAAGAAAGCGGCAACGAACTGAACCTGATGGATCTGCTGCACATCTGCCTGACCAACTGGAAATGGTTTGTACTATCGCTGGTCGCCTGCATGGGATTGGCTTATCTCTACCTGCTGCAAGCGCCCCGGGTGTACACCCGTACCGCTTCGGTCATGATTAAAGAAGACAACAAGAATGGCAGTATGGCCAACGACTTCGGTTTCTCGACCGACCTGACCTCATTGGGATTCAAGAACAATGTCGACAACGAAGTGCTGGTATTCAAGACCTACCGTCTGATGGAGAAAGTGGCAGAACGCCTGCACCTGGATGTCAGCTATACCATCCAGCCACGACTCCGCAAAATCGAATTATACCGCCAGTCGCCTGTGCTGCTGTCGTTCCCCGAAGCCGAAAACAGCCAGACATTCGCTCTGCAGGCAACACCGCTCAACGAAAACGAAGTACTGCTCTCTGATTTCGTGGTGACCAACGAACAGGGGAAAGAACAGAAAATTGCTGAGCAGGTAAAAGCGACATTAAAAGATACGATAGCGACTCCTGTCGGCAAGGTGGTTGTCAACCCGAGTTTCTACTATACCGATCAATATTACAACACCCCCATCCAGGTCCGTAAATCGAACCTCGAAGCCGTGGCGAAAAGCTATCAGAACAACCTGCAGACCAGCCTGGCTTCCAAGACGTCGACCATCATCAACCTGACCCTGCAGGATGTCTCCATCGCGCGGGCCGAAGATGTGCTGAATACCCTGATCGCCGTATATAACGAAGCCGCCATCGACGACAAGAACCAGATCACCGTCAACACCTCGGAGTTCATTGCCGAACGACTGGTGATCATTGAAAAGGAATTAGGCAGCGTAGATGCCGATATCGAAAAGTTCAAACAGGAAAACCGTCTGACGGATATCACCTCCGAATCCGGCATGTACCTGGAGTCTACCAGCCGCTTCCAACAGGAAGGGGTGATGGTCGAGAACCAGCTGACGATGGCCAAATACATCCGTGAATACCTGTCGGACCCGAAGAAAGCCTCAGACCTGATCCCGGCCAACACCGGTATCTCCGACGCGAATATCGAACAGCAGATCGCCGTGTACAACGAAACCCTGCTGAAACGTGACCGGTTAATCAGCAACAGCAGTAACCGCAACCCGGTTGTCATGGACCTGAACAACAATTTGGGGGCCATGAAGCAGACGATCATCCGGGCCATCGACAACCTGATTGTCAGCCTCGATATCAAGAGCGACAACCTGCGGATGCAGGAAGAACAGATCACCAAGCGTATCTCGGCCGTACCGACCCAGCAGAAATATGTGCTTTCCGTAGAACGTCAGCAGAAGATCAAGGAGGCCCTCTACCTCTTCCTGTTGAACAAACGGGAAGAGAATGCCCTGACACAGGCGATGACGGAGAGCAACATGCGTGTGCTCGACGAAGCGACGGGAAGTTCTGCCCCAATCGCCCCGAAGTCGGCCATGATACTGCTGGCAGGCTTTATCCTGGGACTGGCCATTCCGGCCGGTATCCTGTGGTTGCGCTGGGCTAACGATACCCGCGTCCGTTCGATGAAAGACGTACAAGACCGGACAGCCCTTCCGCTGTTGGGCGAAATCCCCGCCCTGGAAAAGAACCAGGAAAAACTGGTGGTGAAAGAAGGAAGCCGCGATGCCGTTTCGGAAGCCTTCCGTATCCTGCGTGCCAACATGGACTTCATGCGTGGGGGTGACGAACACATGCAGGTACTGCTGTTTACCTCGATGAACGCAGGAGCCGGCAAGACCTTCATCTCGTCTAACCTGGCAGCCAGCCTGGTACTGACCCACCAGAAAGTGGTCCTCCTCGACCTGGATATCCGTAAAGGAACCTTAGGTAAACAGGCCGGATACCACGGAGAAGGTATCACGAACTTCCTGTCCGGAAAAGTGACAGACGTTGCGGAACTGATTTGCAGCGACGAACTCGTTCCCGGTCTGGATGTCATCCATGCCGGTCCGGTTCCTCCCAACCCGGCCGAACTGCTGCAGAGCAAACGCCTGGACGCCCTGATTACGGAATTGCGTTCGCGCTACGATTATATCCTGCTGGATAATGTGCCCGCCGGCCTGGTTGCCGACGCGCAGATTGTGGCCCGTCTGGCCGACCTGACCATCTGTGTGATCCGTGCCGGTGTACTCGACCGCCGTCAGATCCCCGCGCTGGAGATGATTGCCCGCCGTTTCCCGAAATTCTCGCTGGTGCTGAACTACGTGAAAGGCCATCACGGCGGCTATGGTTACGGATACGGTTATGGCTACGGCTATGGCTATGGTTACGGATACGGAAACGAAAAGAAGAAGAAAAAATAA
- a CDS encoding YifB family Mg chelatase-like AAA ATPase yields the protein MLVKTYAAAVQGISATIITIEVNTSKGIQFFLVGLPDVAVRESHERIVSALQENGYKFPRSRIVINMAPADIRKEGSSYDLPLAIGILAGAEMISSEKLSQYLLMGELSLDGTLKPIKGVLPIAIKAREAGFKGFILPQQNAREAAVVNQLDVYGVTNIREVIGFMDGKEELEPTRVDTRKEFYARQLQFDDDFSEVRGQENVKRALEVAAAGGHNLLMIGPPGSGKSMMAKRLPSILPPFTLHESLETTKIHSVAGKIGNETSLMTQRPFRSPHHTISDVAMVGGGSYPQPGEISLAHNGILFLDELPEFSRSVLEVMRQPLEDRMISISRARFTVEYPAGFMLVASMNPCPCGYYNHPTRACVCSPGAVQKYMNRISGPLLDRIDIQIEIVPVPFEKISEQRPAEPSAAIRERVMAARRVQEKRFQDYPGVYCNAQMNSRLLHTYAVPDAEGLKLLRHAMTKLNLSARAYDRILKVSRTIADLEGEEAVRPHHLAEAIHYRNLDREGWGG from the coding sequence ATGCTGGTCAAGACGTATGCGGCCGCCGTACAAGGCATCTCGGCTACTATCATCACCATTGAAGTCAATACAAGTAAAGGCATCCAGTTCTTTTTGGTAGGGCTTCCCGACGTGGCTGTGCGGGAAAGTCATGAACGGATTGTCTCGGCCCTGCAGGAAAACGGATATAAGTTCCCGCGGAGCCGGATCGTCATCAACATGGCGCCTGCCGATATCCGCAAGGAGGGCTCTTCCTATGATCTGCCCCTGGCCATCGGTATCCTGGCGGGAGCGGAAATGATCAGCTCCGAAAAGCTTTCACAATACCTGCTGATGGGAGAGCTCTCCTTAGACGGGACGCTCAAGCCCATTAAAGGCGTTTTGCCAATCGCTATCAAGGCCCGGGAAGCAGGATTCAAAGGATTTATTTTACCGCAGCAGAACGCCCGGGAGGCGGCTGTCGTGAATCAGCTGGATGTCTATGGGGTCACCAACATCCGGGAGGTGATCGGGTTCATGGACGGGAAGGAGGAACTGGAACCTACCCGGGTGGATACGCGGAAGGAGTTTTATGCCCGGCAGCTGCAGTTCGACGATGACTTTTCGGAAGTCCGCGGACAGGAAAATGTGAAACGGGCCCTCGAGGTAGCGGCGGCGGGCGGGCACAACCTGCTGATGATCGGTCCGCCGGGCAGCGGCAAGTCGATGATGGCCAAACGCCTGCCTTCCATCCTGCCTCCCTTTACCCTGCATGAGTCTTTGGAAACCACCAAAATCCATTCGGTAGCCGGGAAGATCGGGAACGAGACCTCCCTGATGACCCAGCGTCCGTTCCGTTCTCCGCATCATACCATTTCCGACGTGGCCATGGTGGGCGGAGGCTCGTATCCGCAGCCCGGTGAGATCAGTCTGGCGCATAACGGAATCCTCTTCCTCGACGAACTGCCCGAATTCAGCCGGAGTGTCCTCGAAGTGATGCGCCAGCCGCTGGAAGACCGGATGATCAGTATTTCGCGGGCCCGCTTTACCGTGGAATATCCGGCGGGATTCATGCTGGTGGCCTCCATGAATCCGTGTCCGTGCGGGTATTACAACCATCCGACCCGGGCCTGTGTCTGCTCTCCCGGGGCTGTCCAGAAATACATGAACCGGATATCGGGTCCGCTGCTCGACCGGATAGACATCCAGATCGAGATTGTCCCGGTTCCCTTCGAGAAGATATCCGAACAGCGTCCGGCCGAGCCCAGTGCCGCCATCCGTGAGCGTGTCATGGCTGCCCGCCGGGTACAGGAAAAACGCTTTCAGGATTACCCCGGTGTGTATTGCAATGCCCAGATGAACAGTCGCCTGCTGCATACCTATGCCGTGCCCGACGCCGAGGGGCTGAAGCTGCTCAGGCATGCCATGACGAAACTGAATCTGTCTGCCCGGGCCTACGACCGGATCCTGAAGGTATCGCGGACGATCGCTGACCTGGAAGGAGAGGAGGCGGTCCGGCCCCACCACCTGGCTGAAGCCATTCATTACCGGAACCTCGACCGGGAGGGGTGGGGTGGCTGA
- a CDS encoding polysaccharide biosynthesis/export family protein, which produces MRIGKFTKWMLLSWVILFSACNSTKEVVYLQDVVPLKQQDIERKYEVFIHEDDLLSIMVNSKDPELALPFNMPLITYQIGSESSGQQRVLGYLVDTNGDIDFPILGKLHVAGLSRLELRDLIKEKLISGDYIKDPVVTVQFLNYKVSVMGEVARPGSFTITGDRITLLEALSMAGDLTIYGRRDRVAVIREENGKRTILFHDLRSSDIFTSPCYYLQQNDIVYVEPNKAKAGQRDINQNNSVSVWLSAVSVLAAVASLLVTVLK; this is translated from the coding sequence ATGCGAATCGGAAAGTTCACGAAATGGATGTTGTTAAGCTGGGTCATCCTGTTCTCAGCCTGTAACTCAACAAAAGAGGTGGTATATCTGCAAGATGTAGTTCCCTTGAAGCAACAGGATATCGAACGAAAATATGAAGTATTTATTCATGAAGATGACTTGCTTTCCATCATGGTGAACAGCAAGGACCCCGAGCTGGCATTACCTTTTAATATGCCGTTGATCACGTACCAGATCGGTAGCGAGAGCTCCGGTCAGCAGCGTGTATTGGGCTACCTGGTAGATACAAATGGTGATATTGACTTTCCGATCTTGGGAAAACTGCATGTAGCCGGTCTTTCCCGCCTGGAATTACGGGATTTAATCAAAGAGAAATTAATCAGTGGAGATTACATTAAAGACCCGGTTGTAACGGTTCAGTTTCTGAATTACAAGGTATCCGTCATGGGTGAAGTGGCCCGTCCGGGTTCGTTTACCATCACGGGCGACCGTATTACGTTGCTGGAAGCCTTAAGTATGGCAGGCGACCTGACCATCTACGGACGCCGTGACCGTGTAGCCGTCATCCGTGAGGAAAATGGCAAACGGACCATCCTGTTCCACGACCTGCGTTCGTCGGATATCTTTACCTCACCGTGCTATTACCTGCAGCAGAACGATATCGTCTATGTCGAACCGAACAAGGCCAAGGCCGGACAACGGGATATCAACCAGAACAACTCAGTCAGCGTCTGGCTGTCGGCCGTATCCGTACTGGCTGCTGTCGCCTCCCTGCTGGTAACCGTCTTAAAGTAA
- the pdxB gene encoding 4-phosphoerythronate dehydrogenase PdxB — MKIVADDTIPFLKGIAEPVADVVYIPAKGFTPEIVKDADALIVRSIDKCTSDLLKGSRVRLITTATIGFDHIDIHYCESHGITWKNAPGCNAPSVAQYVMASLLRIALRRGESLQGKTLGIIGVGHVGKEVEKLASLFGMTILRNDPPRADAEGPEAFVSLEELAARADIITCHVPFTREGSYPTWHLADQSFFNQVRRGCWFINSCRGAVHDTRALLEAHEKGIVAEIILDCWENEPQISRELLDRVSIATPHIAGFSADGKATATRMCLEEIQRFFGIHFDRLGEVVPPAPAHPVINLDSFADHRIENAFLQTFDPLVVDRRLREDPSSFEWLRNHYDHPREPLAYRVIQATPAEKDLLRKIGFVVE, encoded by the coding sequence ATGAAAATAGTAGCAGACGATACCATTCCCTTCCTGAAAGGGATTGCAGAACCCGTAGCCGACGTCGTATATATTCCGGCCAAAGGATTCACTCCTGAAATTGTAAAAGACGCAGACGCGCTGATTGTCCGCAGTATCGACAAATGCACGTCCGACCTGCTGAAAGGCAGCCGTGTCCGGCTGATTACCACTGCCACCATCGGCTTCGACCATATTGACATCCATTATTGTGAATCGCATGGCATCACCTGGAAAAACGCTCCGGGATGCAACGCGCCTTCGGTAGCCCAGTATGTCATGGCGTCCCTGTTGCGCATTGCCCTGCGCCGGGGAGAATCCTTGCAGGGAAAGACATTGGGCATCATCGGAGTCGGACATGTGGGGAAAGAAGTAGAGAAACTGGCCTCCCTCTTCGGTATGACCATCCTGCGGAATGACCCGCCCAGAGCCGATGCCGAAGGTCCGGAAGCCTTTGTCTCCCTCGAGGAACTGGCCGCCCGGGCCGATATCATCACCTGCCATGTCCCGTTTACACGCGAAGGCTCCTATCCTACCTGGCATCTGGCCGACCAATCCTTCTTCAACCAGGTCCGTCGGGGCTGCTGGTTCATCAACAGCTGCCGGGGTGCCGTTCATGATACCCGGGCATTACTGGAAGCCCACGAGAAAGGTATTGTAGCTGAGATAATACTCGATTGCTGGGAAAACGAACCGCAGATCAGCCGGGAACTGCTGGACCGGGTATCCATCGCTACGCCTCATATTGCGGGATTCTCGGCCGATGGAAAAGCGACGGCTACCCGTATGTGCCTCGAAGAAATCCAGCGTTTCTTCGGGATTCATTTCGACCGCCTGGGCGAGGTCGTACCACCGGCTCCGGCTCATCCGGTCATCAACCTGGATTCGTTTGCCGACCACCGCATAGAAAATGCCTTCCTGCAGACCTTCGACCCGCTGGTTGTCGACAGGCGGCTGCGTGAAGACCCGTCGTCATTCGAATGGTTACGCAATCATTATGACCATCCGCGCGAACCGCTGGCTTACCGGGTTATACAGGCTACACCTGCCGAGAAAGACCTCCTGCGGAAAATCGGATTTGTTGTAGAATAA
- a CDS encoding carboxypeptidase-like regulatory domain-containing protein: protein MNKYLTGAFAFALLLSTSVSLSSCKDEDEVTQTPEQVETKIEAYVSGRVMEMGKPLADVTVASGDVTATTDSEGNYTLAIGNAGTVTVTASKEGYMSSSSQVTAVAADVTSLDFELTPQNASVSLTPDGGLDILESRDEYTTLSFEAQSVTTATEVSITEFTTRAEIDNLGALSAIYCTPDGQQFEKPVKIKVARNTSSDLYFANMKHYVEDNGTWKAESDMTVDPETGEYTGELTHFSNHAFGVEATWSAKAASTEAGASQEFDNRGKLSAIQVPLTVESKNGWEIDGDLASIVRSALSGVSESDASELATELSRMVRNAKGSSSSVSSQQVKLNDISISGDTKATVAVENNVSTSSMSVTVMFKGQPVSISVPVKVYQGVSMKITYEHGSLTPDHSGGNIG from the coding sequence ATGAACAAGTATTTGACGGGTGCATTTGCTTTTGCCCTGTTATTGAGCACAAGCGTTTCATTGTCATCCTGTAAAGATGAAGATGAAGTAACACAGACTCCGGAACAAGTGGAAACCAAGATTGAAGCTTATGTTTCAGGTCGAGTAATGGAAATGGGAAAACCATTGGCTGACGTAACAGTCGCTTCGGGCGATGTTACAGCTACGACAGACAGCGAAGGAAACTATACATTAGCTATCGGAAATGCCGGCACTGTAACCGTTACAGCGTCAAAAGAAGGCTATATGTCTTCTTCTTCTCAAGTCACAGCAGTCGCTGCTGATGTTACCTCTTTAGATTTTGAACTGACTCCGCAGAACGCGTCGGTATCTTTGACTCCCGACGGTGGACTGGACATCCTGGAAAGCCGTGACGAATATACGACTCTTTCCTTCGAGGCTCAATCCGTAACGACGGCTACAGAAGTGTCTATCACCGAATTTACGACACGTGCCGAGATCGATAATTTGGGTGCTCTTTCAGCCATCTACTGTACGCCCGACGGACAGCAATTCGAGAAACCGGTTAAAATCAAGGTAGCCCGTAACACAAGCTCCGACCTGTATTTTGCCAACATGAAGCATTATGTAGAAGACAACGGTACCTGGAAGGCCGAAAGCGACATGACTGTCGATCCGGAAACAGGGGAATATACCGGTGAACTGACTCACTTCTCCAACCACGCGTTTGGTGTAGAAGCTACCTGGAGCGCAAAAGCCGCTTCTACCGAAGCCGGAGCTTCTCAGGAATTTGACAACCGGGGCAAATTAAGCGCTATTCAGGTTCCGCTGACTGTTGAATCGAAGAACGGTTGGGAAATCGACGGAGATCTGGCCTCTATTGTCCGCTCAGCCCTGTCAGGCGTGAGTGAGTCTGACGCATCTGAACTGGCTACCGAACTGAGCCGTATGGTCCGCAACGCCAAAGGTAGCAGTTCCTCTGTATCCAGCCAGCAGGTAAAACTGAATGATATCAGCATCAGCGGTGATACCAAAGCAACAGTAGCTGTCGAGAACAACGTATCGACTTCTTCTATGTCAGTCACCGTGATGTTTAAGGGACAGCCGGTTTCCATCAGCGTTCCGGTCAAGGTATATCAGGGTGTTTCCATGAAGATCACCTACGAACACGGATCGCTGACTCCGGATCACTCAGGTGGTAACATCGGATAA
- a CDS encoding YjbH domain-containing protein, producing MGTTGLMNIPTADMQPDGTFMAGGNFMPAAILPDSWGYHSGNYFVNMTFLPFLEVAYRCTLLKTGEDHNHKWNQDRSVSLRLRPLKEGKWWPAIVVGSNDAFTTNQLNMFEDSGGNRYFSSVFAVGTKHFCWGGHQVGLTVGGHIPFRSGSQKKGVLGGLEYRPAFYPDWSLMVEYDSDAVNLGTAIRLWKHLSLHVFCYDWQAVCGGLRYEVKLY from the coding sequence ATGGGAACAACCGGACTGATGAACATCCCGACTGCCGATATGCAGCCGGACGGTACGTTTATGGCCGGAGGCAACTTCATGCCTGCGGCCATCTTGCCTGACTCCTGGGGCTATCATTCCGGTAATTATTTCGTAAACATGACCTTCCTTCCTTTTCTGGAAGTCGCTTACCGGTGTACCTTGCTGAAAACAGGAGAAGACCATAACCACAAATGGAACCAGGACCGCTCGGTCTCTCTCCGCCTCCGCCCGTTGAAAGAAGGGAAATGGTGGCCGGCCATTGTGGTAGGCTCGAACGATGCTTTTACAACCAATCAGCTGAATATGTTTGAAGACTCGGGCGGAAACCGTTACTTCTCATCGGTCTTTGCGGTGGGGACCAAGCATTTCTGCTGGGGCGGTCATCAGGTAGGCCTTACGGTAGGCGGCCATATTCCGTTTCGGAGCGGCAGCCAGAAAAAAGGGGTTCTAGGCGGGCTGGAATATCGTCCGGCCTTTTATCCGGACTGGTCGCTGATGGTCGAGTACGATTCGGATGCCGTCAACCTGGGAACAGCCATCCGACTGTGGAAACATCTTTCTCTCCATGTCTTCTGTTATGACTGGCAGGCCGTCTGCGGCGGACTCCGGTATGAAGTTAAACTATATTGA
- a CDS encoding TlpA disulfide reductase family protein, whose product MQKYILFIWIMLLGLAGCSKDQSYQIEGKLTHLQDPTVYVVFESENGKVIDTVVCETEGKFKVQQKTGDFNTATLFFENRSRVVNVFLEKGKKVSIEGDITYPKLLEIEGGSSINKQLTALRRGSANLWKEQEKLLTQIDRKAKHPIEEADLIAKLTNINHQLEEEAVAYIKKNTDKAVSLALIQYFFTNPDDSRETDELLALITPELRDHFLYRELEEYSARTKRTNIGAEAPDFHVKNVYGQEFKLDTVKNKYTLLAFVPSWEGKTKLTDPYMVQIAKKHPAKELNMLVITIDNNCNQIRDYLKTDSISWNLVADSAGQVTALMDLYNVSELPLCYLIDKDRKILLKSENNLEVKDVLDELLEE is encoded by the coding sequence ATGCAGAAATACATATTATTTATATGGATCATGTTGTTGGGACTGGCTGGATGCAGCAAGGATCAGAGTTACCAGATTGAGGGAAAACTCACTCATTTGCAGGACCCAACAGTGTATGTCGTGTTTGAAAGTGAGAACGGGAAAGTGATTGATACCGTTGTGTGTGAAACGGAAGGCAAATTCAAGGTGCAGCAGAAAACAGGCGACTTCAATACGGCAACCCTGTTTTTTGAGAACCGTTCGCGGGTAGTGAATGTATTTTTGGAAAAAGGGAAAAAAGTCAGTATCGAAGGGGATATCACCTATCCGAAACTGCTCGAAATAGAAGGTGGAAGCAGCATTAACAAGCAGCTGACAGCCCTGAGAAGGGGATCGGCCAACCTGTGGAAGGAACAGGAGAAGCTGCTCACCCAGATTGACCGGAAGGCCAAACACCCGATTGAGGAGGCCGACCTCATTGCCAAGCTGACCAACATTAACCACCAGCTGGAAGAGGAGGCGGTGGCCTACATCAAGAAGAATACCGACAAGGCCGTGTCGCTGGCCCTGATCCAGTATTTCTTCACGAATCCGGACGACAGCCGGGAGACCGACGAACTGCTGGCCCTGATTACACCCGAGCTGCGCGATCATTTCCTGTACCGGGAACTGGAGGAATACAGCGCCCGGACCAAACGGACCAACATCGGGGCGGAAGCACCCGACTTCCACGTGAAGAACGTGTACGGCCAGGAATTCAAGCTGGACACCGTAAAAAACAAATATACCTTGCTGGCATTTGTCCCTTCGTGGGAGGGCAAAACGAAGCTGACCGATCCGTATATGGTACAGATCGCCAAGAAGCATCCGGCCAAGGAACTGAATATGCTGGTCATCACCATCGACAACAATTGCAACCAGATACGCGATTACCTCAAGACCGACAGCATCTCGTGGAACCTCGTGGCCGATTCGGCCGGGCAGGTGACGGCGCTGATGGACCTGTACAACGTGAGTGAACTGCCGCTCTGCTACCTGATCGACAAGGACCGGAAGATTCTGCTGAAGTCTGAAAACAACCTTGAGGTAAAAGACGTGCTCGACGAATTGTTGGAAGAGTAA